Proteins encoded by one window of Prosthecobacter debontii:
- the csb2 gene encoding type I-G CRISPR-associated protein Csb2, translating into MLTIQIKLHWDRYHAHPWGQNPGRVKEAEWPPSPWRLLRSLASAWFRSHPGVAHSDELKALIETLGQRLPLIGIGKVSFAQTVHYQPNYGKRDKATATYGTTRHENHFAATTQPICFRWNDLILDAPKRDLLTVLLKHVSYFGRADSICAASLSTDDWREPRDFGWCKPCLSADNKPQRRIAPKCRDVFCADPFDFQLTDLWQRRNSGTESKNAPVHLVNQMLTTDMQVDGGCLISYEMPKGWPQDWVVKTPRSEKKSDKPEPSDGPKVARYLRFSLQCRVPIATKFTVTLAELFRAAVNHHLCKVHGQGVKSPALLGKDVAEGHQHAFYLPLSQDHSLTDLHIWCPMGLTRTEVDVLLRIRRLNWGNGRFPVNPVLTAMGMEPPSDAKLAVGDQTIPPLMSRIWRSETPFVPPLHFYRGDKSNPKIKANATPEQQLVTCLRQAGLDKPVTIERLPAFQAGLTEEPQGRLPPMPAWDIVRAPEGDDLSTMPFDQAIEVATHQNSSDSSRARHRRIGFFMQLTFDEPVTLPMPSFGHSSHFGLGLFVPAD; encoded by the coding sequence ATGCTTACCATCCAGATCAAACTCCACTGGGATCGCTATCATGCACATCCTTGGGGGCAGAACCCAGGCCGAGTGAAGGAGGCTGAATGGCCTCCTAGCCCTTGGCGACTTCTTCGTTCTCTTGCGTCGGCTTGGTTTCGCTCTCATCCTGGGGTTGCTCATTCCGATGAATTGAAGGCACTGATTGAAACACTAGGGCAACGCCTTCCTCTCATCGGCATCGGCAAAGTCAGCTTCGCCCAAACCGTTCACTATCAGCCAAACTATGGAAAAAGAGACAAAGCGACTGCCACTTACGGCACTACACGACACGAGAACCACTTTGCCGCCACTACACAACCAATTTGCTTCCGTTGGAATGACCTGATTTTGGACGCTCCTAAAAGGGACCTGCTGACGGTTTTATTAAAGCATGTATCTTACTTTGGTAGGGCCGATTCCATCTGCGCAGCAAGCCTTTCGACGGACGACTGGAGAGAACCGAGGGACTTTGGATGGTGCAAACCCTGTCTCTCAGCCGACAATAAGCCGCAGCGACGTATCGCCCCCAAATGCCGTGACGTTTTCTGTGCAGATCCTTTTGACTTTCAACTCACCGACCTATGGCAGCGCAGAAACTCCGGCACTGAGTCGAAGAACGCTCCCGTTCACCTAGTAAACCAAATGCTCACAACGGACATGCAGGTGGATGGTGGTTGCCTTATCTCCTACGAGATGCCGAAAGGCTGGCCTCAGGATTGGGTGGTAAAAACGCCTCGAAGTGAAAAGAAATCGGACAAACCAGAGCCTTCGGACGGCCCCAAGGTTGCCCGCTACTTGCGCTTTTCTCTGCAATGCCGCGTTCCCATTGCCACCAAGTTCACCGTTACGCTGGCGGAGCTGTTCCGAGCCGCAGTTAATCACCACCTCTGCAAGGTCCATGGGCAGGGAGTGAAAAGCCCGGCCCTGCTCGGTAAGGATGTCGCTGAAGGTCATCAGCACGCCTTCTACCTGCCGCTGTCCCAGGATCATTCACTGACAGACCTTCATATTTGGTGCCCAATGGGCCTCACCCGTACAGAAGTGGATGTGCTTCTTCGCATCCGCCGATTGAACTGGGGCAATGGCCGCTTCCCCGTCAATCCAGTTCTCACAGCGATGGGCATGGAACCGCCTTCCGATGCCAAGCTGGCCGTGGGCGATCAAACAATCCCGCCACTGATGAGCCGAATCTGGCGAAGTGAAACCCCGTTTGTTCCGCCGCTCCATTTCTATCGAGGAGACAAAAGTAATCCGAAGATTAAAGCGAACGCCACACCTGAACAGCAATTGGTTACCTGCCTTCGGCAAGCCGGACTGGACAAGCCGGTGACGATTGAACGATTACCCGCATTTCAGGCTGGACTGACTGAGGAGCCACAAGGAAGGCTGCCGCCAATGCCAGCCTGGGACATCGTCCGTGCTCCTGAAGGAGATGACCTCTCGACAATGCCTTTTGATCAAGCCATCGAAGTCGCTACCCATCAAAACTCTAGCGATTCAAGCAGAGCCCGTCACCGCCGTATCGGTTTTTTCATGCAGCTCACCTTTGACGAACCTGTGACTCTGCCCATGCCGAGCTTCGGCCACAGCTCACATTTCGGCCTCGGGCTTTTTGTTCCTGCGGATTGA
- a CDS encoding type I-G CRISPR-associated protein Cas7 yields the protein MSNPTESTLLEFGGFIVPAGCRRILITAELEPSNEGSLIQPTGFPDLGPVLYPDPGGKNGLICLIESEASMANRLEEVCFDNKYVGSLKNTFDGLPYLKAETNREFTTASTIDGHRFASDFLAKGKAKFSQDGNETTLADHIKTSLAMTDGGKSMPVANIPNVFPLVMGLDPMSLIHGFQISNEQIKFVGLRLPRALNASIVGFNCNRVTVPGIKFNVGQVDSDSGQAIFQKARITAKKIEARFSIDVGLLASLRLDHLEADDKPGQYQSPRLQLLLAISLWKVATFLDLLKHELSLRTECKLRIKRNETKVAPQYSIEGATSTTGDFGYEAIAATSLANDSSLISKAGLPKGRSPLTLQF from the coding sequence ATGTCTAACCCCACCGAATCCACACTTCTTGAATTTGGAGGCTTCATCGTCCCCGCAGGCTGCCGCCGCATACTCATTACAGCCGAACTGGAACCTTCCAACGAAGGCTCCCTCATCCAACCCACAGGCTTTCCGGACCTCGGCCCAGTCTTGTATCCCGATCCAGGCGGCAAGAATGGTCTCATTTGTCTCATCGAGTCCGAAGCCTCCATGGCGAACCGTTTGGAGGAAGTGTGCTTTGATAACAAATACGTCGGTAGCTTGAAGAACACCTTTGATGGATTGCCTTACTTGAAGGCAGAGACCAATAGGGAGTTTACAACGGCGTCGACGATTGATGGTCATCGTTTCGCTTCCGACTTCCTCGCGAAAGGGAAAGCAAAGTTCTCGCAGGATGGAAATGAAACCACTCTCGCAGATCACATCAAGACAAGCCTGGCTATGACGGATGGGGGGAAGTCCATGCCTGTGGCAAACATCCCGAACGTGTTCCCTTTGGTCATGGGACTCGATCCCATGTCCCTTATCCACGGTTTTCAGATTTCCAACGAGCAAATCAAGTTTGTAGGACTTCGCCTGCCCCGTGCGCTTAATGCCTCGATTGTTGGATTCAACTGCAATCGTGTCACTGTCCCCGGCATCAAGTTTAACGTCGGTCAGGTCGATAGTGACTCTGGTCAGGCCATTTTCCAGAAAGCCCGTATCACAGCCAAAAAGATCGAAGCCAGATTCTCCATTGATGTCGGCCTGTTGGCCTCCCTACGTCTCGATCACCTCGAAGCCGATGATAAACCCGGCCAATATCAGTCACCCAGGCTCCAACTACTGCTTGCTATCTCTCTTTGGAAAGTAGCCACCTTCCTTGATCTGCTCAAACATGAACTGAGTTTGCGGACAGAGTGCAAGCTGCGCATCAAGCGAAATGAAACTAAGGTTGCACCACAATACTCAATCGAAGGTGCCACTTCTACCACAGGCGACTTCGGATACGAGGCCATCGCAGCCACCTCTCTCGCAAATGATAGCAGTCTCATCTCCAAAGCCGGTTTACCAAAAGGCCGTTCTCCGCTAACCCTCCAGTTCTAA
- the cas8g1 gene encoding type I-G CRISPR-associated protein Cas8g1/Csx17 yields the protein MSDSIPLPGCRHDILGHYLKAIGILRVLAKCAAPEHRDPNAEGWWNSDDAVFYLRSPKYPTMDALVEFFEKYYQPTPVFSPWNTGGGMDEKKIIIFRCAPKPWHDYWQANKAALLAHGFPKPEGDEVPAMPEKAFELKLPQCELKPTDDIEISITVGKQKKPKTAIQISWSHAACTKLFEAMSVQRPILERCIKFTDSVVSKFIPGKSEFTFDLKDEAALSSLAPMPGAKYSVQIKESGKKAVMALLANELASHPDALTSLNLGRECFADFQADETNGTALLEQFRDKVPASASQAIDSVFTTRAATRPVDSPLFLNRGKAGNSEVFRAYWGFFLAAKVAAENNVKGSLFGLASEDTPPRDGASPFFPDAFKSYNIGSGWVQSDYPIYPLDYVLAVEGAFAMRGGAARTLGANSKRFAAFPFVFDSGEEMVDDENTITGTSSALWFPLWDRPTTFDELASFITDAQARLPGKEARFSAEFVRAMNSQGVDAGFAGWQEFRFRMKGSKVPWITTGRFIAASHNKAATVLNRALSPFDESRFMDQFDFSRNKKTGEIEKDGPHSVRADINAAMETAALDPTAYHCMALLVSIFRACRQLAISKSFRDKVHGIGTFFDKLPMAEWRELLTDFDRPNQSHAAEFRIARAIASIPGLMLQHDQGSRSKVQPMLGSLLPLTYSYGRWQLDETGNQAVWTGSDLCHDLSMVLQRRYMDSLKDDQPALHGVHQARLADVVAFLNHELDDHLITSWIEALSLIGWHFEKPEVVAQKEIEEAQTAADEAPFDLAEDNQSKASPAFHLAYAALRTLLELECGWPRKNCARWKKRRSQQPIFHLCQRSASSLPLAVSEALRWIGIWGVSNPWGAKSRQEKEILSGRYIVRLGQSDLNFTDSPVDPARLAAAVCIPLAWEDQWLLRRAITLPFSA from the coding sequence ATGTCCGACTCGATTCCACTCCCAGGGTGCCGCCACGACATTCTCGGTCACTATCTCAAGGCCATCGGCATCCTCCGCGTACTCGCCAAATGCGCCGCTCCTGAGCACCGCGATCCAAATGCGGAAGGTTGGTGGAACTCTGATGACGCCGTCTTCTATCTTCGTTCACCAAAGTATCCAACCATGGACGCACTGGTGGAGTTCTTTGAGAAGTATTATCAGCCAACGCCTGTGTTCTCACCTTGGAATACAGGTGGAGGCATGGATGAGAAAAAAATCATCATCTTCCGCTGTGCCCCCAAACCATGGCATGATTATTGGCAAGCAAACAAAGCTGCACTACTCGCTCACGGCTTTCCAAAACCGGAAGGAGATGAAGTGCCAGCCATGCCAGAGAAAGCTTTTGAGTTAAAGCTGCCGCAGTGTGAATTGAAGCCAACAGATGACATCGAGATCAGCATCACTGTTGGGAAACAAAAAAAGCCCAAAACCGCGATCCAAATTTCATGGTCACACGCAGCTTGCACAAAGCTCTTCGAGGCTATGTCAGTTCAGCGCCCAATATTAGAGCGATGCATCAAATTTACCGATTCCGTCGTTAGCAAGTTCATTCCGGGTAAAAGCGAATTTACGTTCGACCTCAAGGATGAGGCAGCGCTTAGTAGCCTAGCCCCAATGCCGGGTGCTAAGTATTCCGTTCAGATCAAAGAATCAGGTAAAAAGGCAGTTATGGCTCTGCTGGCGAACGAGCTAGCATCACACCCAGATGCTTTGACTTCACTTAACTTGGGGCGCGAGTGTTTCGCGGACTTCCAAGCGGATGAAACAAACGGAACTGCGTTACTTGAGCAATTCAGGGACAAAGTTCCTGCCTCGGCATCACAAGCCATCGATTCTGTTTTCACAACAAGAGCTGCAACAAGGCCCGTAGATAGCCCCTTGTTTCTGAATCGAGGTAAAGCGGGAAATAGCGAAGTTTTCAGAGCTTACTGGGGCTTTTTCCTCGCTGCAAAAGTGGCTGCCGAGAACAATGTTAAAGGCTCGCTCTTTGGGTTAGCCTCAGAAGACACTCCTCCCAGGGATGGTGCTTCGCCTTTCTTCCCCGATGCATTCAAATCCTACAACATTGGTTCAGGGTGGGTCCAGTCAGATTACCCAATCTATCCGCTTGATTACGTTCTCGCTGTTGAAGGAGCCTTCGCCATGCGGGGAGGTGCCGCCCGTACACTCGGGGCCAACTCCAAGCGATTCGCGGCCTTCCCGTTCGTCTTCGATTCTGGCGAAGAAATGGTGGATGATGAGAATACAATAACGGGCACCAGTTCCGCCCTCTGGTTTCCGCTCTGGGATCGCCCTACCACATTCGACGAACTTGCCAGTTTCATCACCGATGCCCAAGCGCGACTTCCAGGCAAGGAAGCCCGATTTTCCGCAGAATTCGTCCGGGCAATGAACTCTCAGGGGGTGGATGCTGGCTTCGCAGGCTGGCAGGAGTTCCGATTCAGAATGAAAGGCAGTAAAGTCCCCTGGATTACAACCGGACGATTCATCGCGGCAAGTCACAACAAAGCCGCTACTGTGCTAAACCGCGCCCTCTCGCCATTTGATGAGAGCCGTTTCATGGATCAGTTTGATTTTAGCCGAAATAAGAAAACTGGGGAAATCGAAAAGGATGGTCCACACTCTGTGCGAGCCGATATCAATGCAGCAATGGAGACAGCAGCGCTTGATCCCACGGCTTACCATTGCATGGCGCTACTAGTGTCAATCTTCAGAGCCTGCCGCCAGCTCGCCATCTCCAAATCCTTCCGCGACAAGGTCCATGGCATCGGCACTTTCTTCGATAAGTTACCTATGGCCGAGTGGCGTGAGCTTTTGACAGACTTTGATCGTCCAAATCAATCTCATGCTGCGGAGTTCCGCATTGCTCGTGCAATTGCCTCCATTCCTGGCTTGATGCTCCAGCACGATCAAGGGTCGCGCTCCAAAGTACAACCCATGCTTGGTTCCTTGCTTCCGCTCACTTATAGCTATGGCCGTTGGCAGTTGGATGAAACTGGCAACCAAGCTGTCTGGACAGGTTCCGATCTGTGCCACGACCTCAGCATGGTTCTTCAGCGCCGTTACATGGATTCGCTCAAAGACGACCAGCCTGCCTTGCATGGGGTGCATCAGGCACGATTGGCGGATGTGGTGGCCTTTCTGAATCATGAGCTGGACGATCACCTCATCACCAGTTGGATCGAAGCGCTCAGTCTCATTGGCTGGCACTTTGAAAAGCCAGAGGTGGTTGCCCAAAAGGAAATCGAAGAAGCACAAACTGCAGCGGACGAAGCTCCGTTTGATCTTGCAGAAGACAATCAATCAAAAGCATCACCAGCATTTCATCTAGCTTACGCTGCCCTGCGCACCCTACTTGAACTGGAATGCGGGTGGCCAAGGAAGAACTGCGCCCGTTGGAAGAAACGCCGCAGTCAGCAACCGATTTTCCACCTCTGCCAACGCTCCGCCAGCAGCCTGCCCCTGGCAGTCAGCGAGGCGCTGCGCTGGATTGGCATTTGGGGTGTTAGCAATCCCTGGGGAGCCAAATCCCGCCAGGAAAAAGAAATCCTCAGTGGGCGCTACATCGTCCGTCTCGGTCAAAGCGACCTAAACTTCACAGACTCACCCGTCGATCCCGCTCGCCTCGCTGCTGCTGTCTGTATCCCTCTTGCTTGGGAAGACCAGTGGCTGCTCCGCCGCGCTATTACCCTGCCTTTCTCTGCCTAA
- the cas3g gene encoding type I-G CRISPR-associated helicase/endonuclease Cas3g, giving the protein MMPETFSTFFSRASGVDRQRYDYQECLASLPCESRLISVPTGLGKTAAVILAWLWNRVHNKNPSWPRRLVYCLPMRTLVEQTRDEAQKWLTNLGLTGQVGLHILMGGEDTEDWDLYPEKDAILIGTQDMLLSRALNRGYGMSRYRWPMHFGLLNNDCLWVLDETQLMGPGLSTACQLEAFRKNDDGFFGSFPGGQSITWYASATGNAEHLQTREWRGIAREEDFFFDLKEEKDATSGPVAERLGATKSIKLEPSKNFGSKGEKPDAQLIQTILQKHREMVETLQQAPSAIPRRSLIICNTVDRASKVYTAIKSVLGESHKEDLLLMHSRFRPNERREQVLRLNAEHLAQCPAGQIVVATQVIEAGVDLSSDLLWTEIAPLASIVQRLGRLNRGGEFGFGNTAKHGFTPQATVVGIDAPNPRDGTKRNAKESAEAIGKATTAYLPYSWEKALDAFDALKLLKADASPRNIEKIQSQVQASIERCPYSLQRHELLDFFDTDSNLSLGFTDVSPFVRGTDADTDFQVLWRNRLGSDEEWDGSEPDSNYRPDFQRQELCSVSISKIKEARAILNQGWVWRGKESGWISVRDSDVYPGMTILLPCKAGGYSVEDGWTGVFNKDKPISDLYEPRASLSDEDMLSSLENGWQSIAEHTLEVQAAFEAILRKLPEDFLSSEERQACERGIRWHDVGKNHPAWKTAALEALTDAKIDTTGKPHPLAKFSLSNSPDLVYPDGKPKFTGRELKREINRLRRSFKPGMAHEVASALAFRQAEQKRLGPSRDADILSLLAEYLIMAHHGHVRKVLRDELPKNRTEPKDAETVRGIKDADVLESVEIGSETLGPFTLLTDCRKMGRRDVNGNESYTRGVLRLLERYGPFRLAYFEALFRAADIRASILAKDKPSA; this is encoded by the coding sequence ATGATGCCAGAAACCTTCTCCACCTTTTTCTCCAGAGCGAGCGGCGTTGATCGTCAGCGCTACGATTACCAAGAGTGCCTCGCTTCCCTGCCCTGCGAATCCCGCCTGATCTCCGTCCCCACGGGTTTAGGCAAAACCGCCGCCGTCATATTGGCTTGGCTTTGGAATCGCGTTCACAACAAAAACCCAAGCTGGCCCCGCCGCCTCGTCTATTGCCTGCCCATGCGCACGCTGGTGGAGCAAACCCGCGATGAAGCCCAAAAGTGGCTGACGAACCTTGGCCTAACGGGTCAAGTCGGTTTGCACATTCTCATGGGGGGTGAAGACACCGAAGATTGGGACCTCTACCCCGAGAAAGACGCCATCCTCATCGGCACTCAAGACATGCTGCTCAGCCGCGCTTTGAATCGTGGCTACGGCATGAGCCGCTACCGCTGGCCCATGCACTTTGGGCTGCTGAACAATGACTGCCTTTGGGTGCTGGATGAGACGCAGTTGATGGGGCCGGGACTCAGCACAGCATGTCAGCTTGAGGCTTTTCGAAAAAATGATGATGGTTTTTTTGGATCGTTCCCTGGCGGGCAATCTATCACTTGGTATGCCTCGGCCACAGGTAACGCTGAACACTTACAAACTCGCGAATGGCGGGGTATAGCCCGAGAAGAGGATTTCTTCTTTGACCTCAAAGAGGAAAAGGACGCCACAAGCGGCCCAGTTGCGGAGCGATTGGGGGCAACTAAAAGCATCAAACTTGAGCCATCCAAAAACTTTGGCAGCAAGGGCGAAAAGCCTGACGCACAGCTCATTCAAACCATTCTGCAGAAGCACCGCGAAATGGTGGAAACGCTACAACAGGCCCCATCAGCTATTCCAAGGCGCAGCCTCATCATCTGCAACACGGTGGATCGTGCTAGCAAAGTTTACACAGCCATCAAATCAGTGCTCGGCGAGTCCCACAAAGAAGATTTATTGCTCATGCACTCCCGCTTCCGTCCGAATGAGCGGCGCGAACAAGTGCTACGCCTGAACGCAGAGCACCTTGCTCAATGCCCAGCGGGGCAGATCGTGGTGGCCACACAAGTCATTGAAGCGGGTGTTGACCTCTCCAGTGACTTGCTGTGGACAGAGATCGCACCATTGGCCTCCATAGTGCAGCGGCTCGGCAGATTAAACCGAGGCGGGGAGTTCGGTTTTGGCAATACGGCAAAGCATGGCTTTACTCCTCAAGCAACTGTGGTCGGCATTGACGCGCCTAACCCTAGAGATGGAACAAAGAGAAATGCAAAGGAGTCTGCGGAGGCAATTGGTAAAGCCACCACAGCTTATCTGCCGTATTCTTGGGAAAAGGCTCTGGACGCCTTCGATGCCCTAAAACTCCTCAAAGCCGACGCCTCTCCTCGAAACATCGAAAAAATCCAATCGCAAGTTCAGGCCTCCATTGAGCGCTGCCCCTACTCGCTACAGCGTCACGAACTGCTCGATTTTTTCGATACAGACTCCAACCTTTCCCTTGGGTTTACCGATGTGTCGCCTTTCGTTCGTGGCACGGATGCAGACACGGATTTTCAGGTTCTCTGGCGCAATCGTCTCGGCAGCGATGAAGAATGGGATGGTTCAGAGCCAGATTCCAACTATCGCCCCGACTTTCAGCGCCAGGAACTCTGTTCTGTCTCCATCAGCAAGATTAAAGAGGCCCGTGCCATCCTCAATCAAGGCTGGGTTTGGCGTGGAAAAGAGTCGGGCTGGATCAGTGTGCGGGACAGTGATGTATATCCAGGCATGACAATCCTTCTTCCGTGCAAAGCAGGTGGATACTCTGTGGAGGATGGTTGGACAGGCGTCTTCAATAAAGACAAGCCTATCAGCGACCTTTATGAGCCGCGCGCGAGCTTGTCTGATGAAGACATGCTCTCAAGCCTCGAAAACGGCTGGCAAAGCATCGCAGAACACACCCTGGAGGTGCAAGCCGCCTTTGAAGCCATCCTTCGTAAACTACCTGAAGACTTTCTTTCGTCCGAAGAACGTCAAGCCTGCGAACGCGGCATCCGTTGGCACGATGTCGGCAAGAACCACCCGGCATGGAAGACCGCGGCCCTCGAAGCGCTGACTGACGCCAAAATCGACACCACCGGTAAACCACACCCGCTAGCCAAGTTCTCTTTGTCTAATAGCCCCGATCTCGTTTACCCAGATGGAAAACCCAAGTTCACTGGTCGCGAACTCAAACGTGAGATCAACCGCCTCCGCCGTAGCTTTAAGCCCGGCATGGCCCATGAGGTCGCCTCGGCTCTGGCCTTCCGGCAAGCGGAACAAAAACGTCTCGGTCCATCACGCGATGCAGACATCCTCAGCCTCCTCGCAGAATACCTCATCATGGCCCACCACGGCCATGTGCGAAAAGTTCTGCGCGACGAGTTGCCCAAGAACCGCACCGAACCCAAAGATGCCGAGACTGTGCGAGGCATCAAAGATGCTGATGTACTCGAATCCGTCGAAATCGGCTCTGAAACGCTTGGCCCCTTCACTCTCCTCACTGATTGCCGCAAGATGGGTCGTCGGGATGTAAACGGCAATGAAAGTTATACGCGTGGCGTCCTCCGCCTTCTGGAACGCTACGGACCATTTCGCCTAGCTTACTTTGAGGCCTTGTTCCGTGCCGCAGACATCCGCGCATCCATTCTCGCCAAGGACAAACCATCTGCATGA
- the rpoN gene encoding RNA polymerase factor sigma-54 has product MADQGLYQTQTQKLAIGPQMQQSLQILQAPTLELRQIIQQEIEINPVLELEAPEVSLEDAVPDDPDDRDSGDRDELDALSQMDEEWREYWAQSRMQTANRSADDQERWQFLMDSIVAPTTLQEHLVSQLRTAEIEDPLLVKNVEFLIGSLDDRGFLNSSVEDMSLMHGVPIDDLHAAKAVLMSFDPVGVGSDDLRECLLVQLERLGKKHSLAHRLVDQYLEDLANKRYPILARKLGVPLEQVSRAADFISTLDPRPASRFNPSSNNYVSPDIIVERQGSEWVPVMNNDDLPSLRLSNAYKDLLGQASSSGEVRNYIRDKIRSGKFLIRSIHQRQQTIHKIATQILAHQREFLEKGTSFLRPLNMAQVADEVGVHETTVSRAISGKYMATPHGVYELKFFFSHGVKTESGEDLSNTSVKNAIADLIKTEAKAKPLSDDKLAKLLDKQGIKVARRTVAKYREALGILPSHLRKSFS; this is encoded by the coding sequence ATGGCTGATCAAGGACTTTACCAAACTCAAACGCAGAAGCTCGCTATCGGGCCTCAGATGCAGCAGAGCCTGCAGATTCTTCAGGCTCCCACGCTTGAGCTTCGGCAGATCATCCAGCAAGAGATCGAGATTAACCCCGTCTTAGAGCTTGAGGCTCCCGAGGTCTCTCTGGAGGATGCCGTGCCGGATGATCCTGACGATCGCGATTCAGGGGATCGTGATGAGTTGGATGCGCTGTCTCAGATGGATGAGGAGTGGCGTGAGTATTGGGCGCAAAGCCGGATGCAGACGGCCAATCGCAGCGCCGATGATCAAGAACGTTGGCAGTTCCTGATGGACTCGATCGTGGCTCCTACGACCTTGCAGGAGCATCTGGTTTCACAACTGCGCACGGCTGAGATTGAAGATCCGCTTCTGGTCAAGAATGTGGAGTTCTTGATCGGCAGCCTCGATGACCGCGGTTTCTTAAATTCATCGGTCGAAGACATGAGCCTCATGCATGGTGTGCCGATTGACGATCTGCATGCGGCCAAGGCCGTGTTGATGTCGTTTGACCCTGTGGGGGTCGGCTCGGATGATTTGCGGGAGTGTCTCCTGGTTCAGCTCGAAAGATTGGGCAAAAAGCACAGCTTGGCACATCGCCTCGTGGATCAGTATCTGGAGGATCTGGCCAACAAACGCTATCCGATCTTGGCAAGGAAACTCGGGGTGCCGCTCGAGCAGGTCTCACGTGCAGCCGATTTCATCAGCACACTGGACCCGCGTCCGGCCTCAAGGTTTAATCCCAGCAGCAACAATTACGTCAGCCCTGACATCATCGTCGAGCGCCAGGGCAGCGAGTGGGTGCCGGTCATGAACAACGATGACCTGCCGAGCCTGCGTCTGAGCAATGCTTACAAGGACCTTCTCGGGCAAGCGAGCAGCAGCGGTGAGGTGCGAAACTACATCCGCGATAAGATTCGCAGTGGTAAATTCCTGATTCGCTCCATCCATCAGCGTCAGCAGACGATCCATAAGATTGCGACACAGATTCTCGCCCATCAGCGTGAGTTTTTGGAGAAGGGGACAAGCTTTCTCCGCCCTCTCAACATGGCTCAAGTGGCCGATGAGGTCGGCGTGCATGAGACCACGGTCAGTCGTGCGATTTCAGGCAAATACATGGCGACGCCGCACGGTGTGTATGAGCTGAAGTTTTTCTTCAGCCATGGGGTGAAGACGGAGTCGGGTGAGGACCTTAGCAACACGAGTGTGAAAAATGCGATCGCTGATCTGATCAAGACCGAAGCTAAGGCGAAACCGCTGAGCGATGACAAGCTGGCCAAGCTGTTAGACAAGCAGGGGATCAAGGTGGCGCGCCGCACGGTGGCGAAATACCGTGAGGCGTTGGGCATCCTGCCCAGCCACCTGCGCAAGTCGTTCTCCTGA